A single genomic interval of Solimonas sp. K1W22B-7 harbors:
- a CDS encoding beta-N-acetylhexosaminidase: protein MRNAIRGPAMAALAWGLAACGSSDPAGEAPHARNSEVCAPAVLADAPGARPATIPALQLWQPGASGYAYGVASRIVLDPADGAALAETAQVLAEDLERQGGRRPAIMSGTPVAGDIALSRGHCDARLGAEGYGLRSGPVLEIQAQESAGVFYGTRTLLQLLAQGSAIPAGHALDWPRYPERGLMVDAGRKYFTPEWLRQHIRELAWLKLNVLHLHFSDNQGFRIESERHPEIVSAEHLSKAELRELVALARRHHVTLIGEIGMPGHMTAALAPHPEFQLTDANGEPAPDKLDITNPLARQYARELVEEFLPLFPGRYWHTGGDEYMASAEYRNYPQLQAYAREKHGADANAKDAVLDFVNWLDGVVRSHGRTARFWHDGVSGGNAVNVNPDTVVEWWTDFNPIGDLLPPPPQEFLDRGHTIGNASYWPLYYTVGAAAGFPAGLPPRPDLCSMYESWEVNEFTGPLNAPAVLCQTVHVLPVKTVATDEARNLGAKLFVWTDSPEAETEAEIAAGIAPRLRIVAQKTWNSPRLTPRYAAFQPLAEAIGHAPGYSLPAD from the coding sequence ATGCGCAATGCGATTCGTGGCCCGGCGATGGCCGCGCTGGCATGGGGACTGGCCGCCTGCGGCAGCAGCGATCCGGCGGGCGAAGCGCCCCATGCGCGCAACTCGGAGGTTTGTGCCCCGGCGGTGCTGGCCGACGCGCCCGGCGCGCGTCCGGCGACGATCCCGGCACTGCAGCTCTGGCAGCCCGGCGCGAGCGGCTACGCCTACGGCGTGGCCTCGCGCATCGTCCTGGACCCGGCCGATGGCGCCGCGCTGGCCGAGACCGCGCAAGTGCTGGCCGAGGACCTGGAGCGGCAGGGTGGCCGGCGGCCCGCGATCATGTCCGGCACGCCGGTGGCCGGCGACATCGCCTTGAGCCGCGGCCATTGCGATGCCCGCCTCGGAGCGGAAGGCTATGGCCTGCGCAGCGGCCCGGTGCTGGAAATCCAGGCGCAGGAATCCGCCGGCGTGTTCTACGGCACGCGCACGCTGCTGCAGCTGCTGGCGCAGGGCTCCGCGATCCCCGCCGGCCATGCACTGGACTGGCCACGCTACCCCGAGCGCGGCCTGATGGTGGACGCGGGCCGCAAGTACTTCACGCCGGAATGGCTGCGCCAGCACATCCGCGAACTGGCCTGGCTCAAGCTCAACGTCCTGCACCTGCATTTCAGCGACAACCAGGGCTTTCGCATCGAGAGCGAGCGCCATCCGGAGATCGTCTCGGCGGAGCACCTGAGCAAGGCCGAGCTGCGTGAACTGGTGGCGCTGGCGCGGCGCCACCACGTCACCCTGATCGGCGAGATCGGCATGCCGGGCCACATGACCGCCGCGCTGGCGCCGCACCCCGAGTTCCAGCTGACCGACGCCAATGGTGAGCCTGCGCCGGACAAGCTCGACATCACCAATCCGCTGGCACGACAGTACGCGCGGGAACTGGTGGAAGAGTTCCTGCCGCTGTTCCCTGGCCGCTACTGGCACACCGGCGGCGACGAGTACATGGCATCCGCGGAGTACCGCAACTATCCGCAGCTGCAGGCCTATGCCCGAGAGAAGCATGGGGCAGACGCCAATGCCAAGGACGCGGTGCTGGACTTCGTGAACTGGCTCGACGGCGTGGTGCGCAGCCACGGCCGGACTGCGCGCTTCTGGCATGACGGTGTCTCCGGCGGCAATGCCGTGAACGTCAACCCGGACACGGTGGTGGAATGGTGGACCGACTTCAATCCCATCGGCGACCTGCTGCCGCCGCCGCCGCAGGAGTTCCTCGACCGTGGCCATACGATCGGCAACGCCAGCTACTGGCCGCTCTACTACACCGTCGGCGCCGCCGCCGGCTTCCCCGCGGGGCTGCCGCCGCGACCGGACCTCTGCAGCATGTACGAGAGCTGGGAGGTCAACGAGTTCACCGGCCCGCTCAACGCCCCGGCCGTGCTGTGCCAGACCGTGCACGTCCTGCCGGTCAAGACCGTGGCCACCGACGAGGCGCGCAACCTCGGCGCCAAGCTGTTCGTCTGGACCGACAGCCCGGAGGCCGAGACCGAAGCCGAGATCGCCGCAGGCATCGCGCCGCGCCTGCGCATCGTCGCCCAGAAGACCTGGAATTCGCCGCGGCTGACCCCGCGCTACGCCGCCTTCCAGCCCCTGGCGGAGGCCATCGGCCACGCCCCCGGGTACAGCCTGCCGGCGGATTAA
- a CDS encoding nuclear transport factor 2 family protein gives MSLPLEDLELIKRLKYAYCRCIDTANLEELKTLFTEDASVRYEGGSYLFEAQGRDKILEAIGYAFHAEAIALHHVNHPEIDFQSPTEATGTWYLKDWFCDLKNKIITDGSSLYRDTYVKQGGKWLIKRATYSRIFEIVTPFTEPPNITAHYLAKHGVKHAS, from the coding sequence ATGTCCTTGCCGCTGGAAGACCTGGAGCTGATCAAGCGCCTGAAGTACGCCTACTGCCGCTGCATCGACACGGCCAACCTCGAAGAGCTCAAGACGCTCTTCACCGAGGACGCCAGCGTGCGCTACGAGGGCGGCAGCTACCTGTTCGAGGCGCAGGGTCGCGACAAGATCCTGGAAGCGATCGGCTATGCCTTCCACGCCGAGGCCATCGCGCTGCATCACGTCAACCACCCGGAAATCGACTTCCAGTCGCCGACCGAGGCCACCGGCACCTGGTACCTGAAGGACTGGTTCTGCGACCTCAAGAACAAGATCATCACCGACGGCTCCTCGCTGTACCGCGACACCTACGTCAAGCAGGGCGGCAAGTGGCTGATCAAGCGCGCCACCTACTCGCGCATCTTCGAGATCGTCACGCCGTTCACCGAGCCGCCCAACATCACTGCCCATTACCTGGCGAAGCACGGCGTCAAGCACGCTTCCTGA
- a CDS encoding NAD-dependent epimerase/dehydratase family protein codes for MLAAVTGGGGRLGCALVRALLADGHQVRVLEPPGRGTPRSLQGLDVDMVHGSVLSAESVAALLDGVDCVFHLAAKVSIEPDRDGSTQQVNVEGTRRVAEACAARGLRMVHCSSHSALEHRPLALPLDETRPLNMKGRSDYSRTKAEAELLVATLVREKGLDAVVCMPGNMIGPEDYEPSIFGRALLDLYHRRIPVMMEVVSDYVDARDVAAGFVAAATRGRRGERYLLTGEVLDMRRFMAIWEEVCGVAMPRTVLPLWVGWASLPLALAAARLSGQPPKFNAGVLRQAVLNRVVLNDKARRELGFNPRPPRESLVDALAFLRQEGWLEAGRAA; via the coding sequence ATGCTTGCCGCCGTCACCGGGGGAGGGGGACGGCTGGGCTGTGCGCTGGTGCGGGCGCTGCTGGCGGACGGCCACCAGGTGCGGGTGCTGGAGCCGCCCGGCCGCGGCACGCCGCGCTCGCTGCAGGGCCTGGACGTGGACATGGTGCATGGCTCGGTGCTGTCGGCCGAATCGGTGGCCGCGCTGCTCGACGGCGTGGACTGCGTCTTCCACCTTGCCGCCAAGGTCAGCATCGAGCCCGACCGTGACGGCAGCACGCAGCAGGTCAACGTCGAGGGCACGCGCAGGGTCGCGGAGGCCTGCGCGGCGCGCGGCCTGCGCATGGTCCACTGCTCCTCGCATTCGGCGCTGGAGCATCGCCCGCTGGCGCTGCCGCTGGACGAGACGCGGCCGCTGAACATGAAGGGCCGCTCCGATTACTCCCGCACCAAGGCCGAGGCCGAGTTGCTGGTGGCCACCCTGGTGCGCGAGAAAGGCCTCGACGCCGTGGTCTGCATGCCGGGCAACATGATCGGCCCCGAGGACTACGAGCCTTCGATCTTCGGCCGCGCATTGCTGGACCTCTACCACCGCCGCATCCCGGTGATGATGGAGGTGGTCAGCGACTACGTGGACGCGCGCGACGTCGCCGCCGGTTTCGTCGCCGCCGCCACGCGCGGACGCCGCGGCGAGCGCTACCTGCTGACCGGCGAGGTGCTGGACATGCGCCGGTTCATGGCGATCTGGGAGGAGGTCTGCGGCGTGGCCATGCCCAGGACCGTCCTGCCGCTATGGGTCGGCTGGGCCTCGCTGCCGCTGGCCCTGGCCGCGGCACGCCTCAGCGGCCAGCCGCCCAAGTTCAACGCCGGCGTGCTGCGCCAGGCGGTACTCAACCGCGTGGTGCTCAACGACAAGGCGCGCCGCGAACTGGGCTTCAATCCGCGGCCGCCGCGCGAATCCCTGGTCGATGCGCTGGCGTTCCTGCGCCAGGAGGGTTGGCTGGAGGCGGGCAGGGCGGCCTGA